In Gossypium arboreum isolate Shixiya-1 chromosome 3, ASM2569848v2, whole genome shotgun sequence, the sequence TCGATAAGATTTATTGTCTTAATatgtcgaacttactaagcttacttgtgttatttTTTGTTCTTGTAGATACTTTGAAGGTTGGACGGTCGGATcagcactcaagtcacactatccactCATTTTCAGTAGTTTTTGGAATGTTCATTtcagattatatggcatgtaataggcttgTATGTCATTACTATTGTTTTGATATGTAATATGTTAAAGTATGATCTTAAGTGCAAGTAGTTAACCTAATATGATAAATGAACTAAGGAATATGTGTTAGTGCAAATATATGGTATGTGTTATTGGAatgttgtgattgaggtgcctatgTTAGGCATATTGGTTAAATGTTTGATGGTGTGATTTATCATACTTTGAATAATAGTTCTTTTTGCTGTAAAATTGTATATTCTTGTGGTATCAATGAggatacattggttaggcacttaggatggTTGATTTAGCATGTTTTTTTATCTTGTTTAATGTCACTTTGAATAGGTCTTTTGGTTGGTAAATGGATTACTTAGAGTCCAGGTaagcttgaaatggtaaacttgttgtttaaggttcattttgggtCCACACGGCTTGATACACCGGCATGTGACTCAACTGTGTGAGATACACGACTGTGTATCATCTGATGAGTTCTTTAGGGTGTAagccagtgagttacacagcctaacacatggcctggcacacgagtgtgtcgggcaactcagagagttatacgtcctggcacacgggtgtgtgacacaaccgtgtgagataaccgtgtgaccctacttagagagttacacgagtgtGAACTCaggttgggacacggccgtgtgtccataGTTCAATTGTTGTAtagcctgagacacgggtgtctcagctgtgtgaggcacacggctgtgtgatccttgttttgtaaaattttgcaTCTTTTTCTTAAACTTACCAAATTATTTCAGATTGGTCCCAAATTGTTTCTAggttatttttagggcctcgaggacTCGATTTAGGGACGTTGTGCATGAGTATGAATGGTTTGTGGGTGATTATTATATTGATTGataaaatgtttaaatgttttttattgttttgtaatactctgtaaccctaattcgacaaTAGAgacggttcggggtgttacatatacattTCGAAATGTGCAAATTAATCATTTcgttaaatttatatattaaatgatgACTTGGAACGTTAATTGCATGTTGAAAATTATCTTTTAATGGGTAAACTATAAAATGGTCACCCAACTATGCCTTTCATCCTATTTTGATCACTCAactattatttttcaatttagcctttaaacttttcaaattaaatattttagccaCTTTAAGTTGATGTGGGCTTTCTTTGTTGGTCTAGCAATAAAATTAGCCTTCTAATGTTCAcatattctattaatttgatcctaaatataaaaaaattcaacaaatttagccctcaatgtttacaaaaattttcattttagttccaattctaaaaaaaataataaatttggcCTCAACATTTACAAAATCTATCAATCTAGTCTTAACTCTAAAaatggaaatatatatatatatatatatattttaaaaattattttagcccTTTATAACCCATCTACTAAACTACataagatattaaaataagaaaaaatgtaCCCTCTTCCAAGTCACTCGCATCAATTTCTTTTACTATAATTTAGGCTTCACACTGGACCAAATTAATTGATTTAGAACCTATATGGAATAATTGGTTGCATTACTACCCAGACAGATAACGTTTTTAATGCCTTCATTTTCTTTTGGATCTTAAATTTTTGTGTGTTTTATCCAATCTTTTTAGAGTTATTTTGCAAGTGACTCGAAAGAGGgtattctttttcttattttaacatCTCACATAGTCGATGGGTTATAAAGGGCTAAAActgatattttttaaaaaatatttttaaatttttagggTTAGGACTTAATTGATagatgttttatattttgaggGCCAAATTCAttggatttttttataattaaaactaaaatgacaaattttgtaaacattgaaggctaaatttgttaaattttttatatttagcatcaaattgatagaatgtgcaAACATTAGAGGGCTAATTTTATTACTAGAGCAATAAAAAAAAGCTCACATCAGCTTAGAGtggttaaaatatttaatttcgaaaattttagtgattaaaatgaaaaaattaatgaTTGAATGACCAAAATAGAATGAAAAGCATAGTTGGGTAACCATTTTTATAGTTTATCCATAAAGAATATAATTTTCAGCATGATTTAACGATGCATGTtgttatttaacaaataaaatttaatagaGGGGCTTGTAAGTTTCGAAATATATAAGGGTTAATTTACCCAGTACAGAGGCCGAAATGCAATCCTTCCCTAACTGCAGTGGCTTCCCTGgtattttaccaaaataatatcATACTAATTTACATAAAACTCGGAGTCCGGATAACGAAGCTGTACAGAAACCAGGCACACAATGTCAAAACGGTGTCGTATTCAGTTGCAGTCTCCTACGTCGTGGTACATCTCCGGTGGTGACTGATTCATCATAGACGGTCAACTCCATCTCAGCTCAACCTCTGCAACGCTTTACCCTTCAAAACAACGAAAAAAGGGGCGGCGGTCAGGGGGAATCCCTATATTTTAATCCACACTAATATTCTCTTTATGGATTTCGATTTTCAATTCTTTTGACGAAGAAGACGAAGATTTATAATTATATGATGTCAAAGAAAGCCAGCAACTGCGCTATTTGCGACAATTCAAATCGCGCTTCTATTTGCGCCGTTTGCGTCAATTACAGGTACGTTAAAAAATCGTCGCTAAAAAAgtgaaatatttttatattataatatttaaaattttaagctgTTAACTTGCTCTTTGATTTCCTCGATGAACTGTTCTTTGCAGATTAAATGAGTATAATTCTTTGTTAAAATCATTGAAAAACCATCGTGATTtgttatattcaaaattaaacgAACTGATTGCCGCAAAGGTTTGATTTCTTTCACTTAGTTggaaatttatttgtttattaatgCCTTTTTCTCTTTTCGAGATTGGtcttgatttgtttttattatttaggGGAAAGCTGATGATCAACTGAATTGGAGAGTTCGTCAAAGCGAGAAGCTAACTAACTTGAAAGAGAAGCTTCGTCGAAGCAAGGAACAATTAGCTCAAGGTTTTGATGCTTACTCCTTAGTTCTTATTTCTGTTTTCTggaaaaaaaattgtttatatttatttattaggaTCTGATAAACAGTTCTTTATTATAGGTAAGGTTAAGATTGAGAGAGTGTCTCATGAGTTAAAGGTTAAGTATGGAGTGCTTAAATCAGCTCGTGGCACGGTACTAACTTTGTTCATTTTCGGTTTCTTCACGAGAATCGAAAGCTTTCTGAATGATAGTTATAGGTATTTTATCTTTGCAGTTGGAAAAGAATCGTGTGGAAAAGCTCGAAAAGTTCTATCCCAATCTTATTTGCACACAAAGCCTGGGGCATGTGAGGACTATTTGtcttttatgtttatttacttATGAGGTTTTAGATTTATGTTTATGCTAGGTTCTTTGGTTTTTCTCGTCTATTACAATGTACAACTTTTGACTTATGACATTATCTGAGTTGCAGATGGCAATTACCTCAGAACGCCTTCACAAGCAATCGGTTGTCATAAAACAGATATGCAAATTGTTTCCCCAACGTCGTGTAAGTGCTTCTGTGCTAATTGATATGCTTTTTTCACTATCAACATTatctttatgatatgtgttattgAGATTTAACCAAAAACAGAGGGTGATATTTGCAAGTCAAATATGCAGGTGATATTTTTGCTTTTGCAAGACTTAAAGACATAGCTAATGTGGTTAAAATGAGGATGCTTAGCTGAAAACTTATAGGCCTTATTTCCCCTTTCCTCCCTCTTATTCTAGGCCAAAGTCTCCTAGGTTAAATCATGTTGCTTTGACATAAGCTAAGTTTGGTTCTGTTTCCACAGGTACATTTAGATGAGGAGCGAAGAGATGGATCTAGCGGTCAGTATGATCTGATTTGCAGTGCACGCTTGCCAAGGGGGCTTGATCCACACTCTGTTCCCACAGAAGAGCTTGCTGCCTCGTTAGGGTATTGTTTTTGCCTTTTAAGGCTATGCAACAACTCTATCCTGCTACAATTATTTTCACCTCATTGTGTATTATACATTGGGATATTCCTTCCTCAGTTTTAAATGTTCTTCATTGTGAAAGTCTTTTATTAGTATGAATACTCCAGTTTCTGACTCTCTGTTAATCCATATGACTTGAAATCAGATACATGGTACAGCTTCTAAATCTTGTTGTTCATAATTTGGCTGCTCCTGCTCTTCATAACTCAGGTTTTGCGGTAAGAACTAACAACTGACTGTACCTGTATGCTGTCTAAAATATTTATTGAAATGTCTGGTTGagttattttattgttttaggtTTTCAGTCATTCAGGTTTCCTGTGACAATCTTCAAGAGGTCTAAAATTGCaaatcataataaattattactaaagaataaaattttcttttagacaAAGTTGGTAAAGTAATAGCTCATCCCTGTGCATTTTCTTTAGAATTTGTTATATATATTTAGATAATTATTCTATACATCGGCAGTGGAATAAAAAAACTCCACAAGCGAGGTTCTAACACTGCCATGTCTCCTTTTTCAAAAAGTTTTCATCTTCTTAATATAATAAAAGGACATGTGGCAGCATTATACCCCTCTTATAGAGTTTTTTATTCCATTGATAGTGCAAAGAATAATACACTGGGGCAAAGACGTGGCCTTGCCCCCCACCCCAAATGGTAAATTGACTATATAGTCCCTTCAAAATTTATGAAGCCACAAGTTAATATAATTGTAAAATTGCGCTATGGCCCCAAAAGATTTATTATTCATTTCTGATCCCTAAAGCAATATACTCCCCTTTTTCCCAATCTTTTAGCTTCATGTTTTTGTCAGGTGATACGTTTTCTctgttctaattttttttaatttgttgttgtatattgTTTATTTCTGGTGGTGAGAAATATCTACTAGCAACAATCTGTTGGAGATATTTCCTTATGGAAACCTGCTGTTTCACATGGAAAGTTATTGGTTTCTATAATGATAAACAAACAAATTTGACCTTATGAGAGATCATTTTACCTCAATTATTTTATACTCATCATATAATTGTTTCACCTCAGGGTCTTGCTCCCGAATATGGCAACGGATTCTTATTGGGATGCACGTCCTTCTTCTCAAGGTATCTCACTAGATAATGTTATTTTACATGGCTAACTGAGGTTTTCTCCTGTGGGACTGAATATTGTTTGTGTTCTGCAGCAATGAATATCCGCTTTTATACCACGCCAAAATTACTGCTCCACTAGTGGGGATAATTCATGGACAGATAAAAGCTCTAGTAATTTTGGTGTTGCTTCAATGGAATCCGAGAGAAGGCCTCATCTGGATTCAATTAATAGCTTCAATTATTCTTCTACCTCTCCACACACCGTTGAAACACACAAGGACTTGCAGAAAGGGATTTCTCTTCTGAAGAAAAGTGTGGCATGTGTAACAACTTACTGCTATAACTCACTCTGTTTAGATGTTCCTACCGAGTCATCTACCTTCAAGCATTTTCTAAATTATTGGCCACGTTATCTTCAACTAGGGAAGTTCGATCTGTTTTTCCTTGAAAATGGCTTGTTCAAGGTACAACCTGCTTTGTTTTTACTAATTTATGAGCTCGATTTCATTTGATTTGTGCAGTTTGGAAAAAAattgtttatatttatttattaggaTCTGATAAACAGTTCTTTATTATAGGTAAGGTTAAGATTGAGAGAGTGTCTCATGAGTTAAAGGTTAAGTATGGAGTGCTTAAATCAGCTCGTGGCACGGTACTAACTTTGTTCATTTTCGGTTTCTTCACGAGAATCGAAAGCTTTCTGAATGATAGTTATAGGTATTTTATCTTTGCAGTTGGAAAAGAATCGTGTGGAAAAGCTCGAAAAGTTCTATCCCAATCTTATTTGCACACAAAGCCTGGGGCATGTGAGGACTATTTGtcttttatgtttatttacttATGAGGTTTTAGATTTATGTTTATGCTAGGTTCTTTGGTTTTTCTCGTCTATTACAATGTACAACTTTTGACTTATGACATTATCTGAGTTGCAGATGGCAATTACCTCAGAACGTCTTCACAAGCAATCGGTTGTCATAAAACAGATATGCAAATTGTTTCCCCAACGTCGTGTAAGTGCTTCTGTGCTAATTGATATGCTTTTTTTCACTATCAACATTATCTTTATGATATGTAAGTTATTGAGATTTAACCAAAAACAGAGGGTGATATTTGCAAGTCAAATATGCAGGTGATATTTTTGCTTTTGCAAGACTTAAAGACATAGCTAATGTGGTTAAAATGAGGATGCTTAGCTGAAAACTTATAGGCCTTATTTCCCCTTTCCTCCCTCTTATTCTAGGCCAAAGTCTCCTAGGTTAAATCATGTTGCTTTGACATAAGCTAAGTTTGGTTCTGTTTCCACAGGTACATTTAGATGAGGAGCGAAGAGATGGATCTAGCGGTCAGTATGATCTGATTTGCAGTGCACGCTTGCCAAGGGGGCTTGATCCACACTCTGTTCCCACAGAAGAGCTTGCTGCCTCGTTAGGGTATTGTTTTTGCCTTTTAAGGCTATGCAACAACTCTATCCTGCTACAATTATTTTCACCTCATTGTGTATTATACATTGGGATATTCCTTCCCTCAGTTTTAAATGTTCTTCATTGTGAAAGTCTTTTATTAGTATGAATACTCCAGTTTCTGACTCTCTGTTAATCCATATGACTTGAAATCAGATACATGGTACAGCTTCTAAATCTTGTTGTTCATAATTTGGCTGCTCCTGCTCTTCATAACTCAGGTTTTGCGGTAAGAACTAACAACTGACTGTACCTGTATGCTGTCTAAAATATTTATTGAAATGTCTGGTTGagttattttattgttttaggtTTTCAGTCATTCAGGTTTCCTGTGACAATCTTCAAGAGGTCTAAAATTGCaaatcataataaattattactaaagaataaaattttcttttagacaAAGTTGGTAAAGTAATAGCTCATCCCTGTGCATTTTCTTTAGAATTTGTTATATATATTTAGATAATTATTCTATACATCGGCAGTGGAATAAAAAAACTCCACAAGCGAGGTTCTAACACTGCCATGTCTCCTTTTTCAAAAAAGTTTTCATCTTCTTAATATAATAAAAGGACATGTGGCAGCATTATACCCCCTCTTATAGAGTTTTTTTATTCCATTGATAGTGCAAAGAATAATACACTGGGGCAAAGACGTGGCCTTGCCCCCCCACCCCAAATGGTAAATTGACTATATAGTCCCTTCAAAATTTATGAAGCCACAAGTTAATATAATTGTAAAATTGCGCTATGGCCCCAAAAGATTTATTATTCATTTCTGATCCCCTAAAGCAATATACTCCCCCTTTTTTCCCAATCTTTTAGCTTCATGTTTTTGTCAGGTGATACGTTTTCTctgttctaattttttttttaatttgttgttgtatattgTTTATTTCTGGTGGTGAGAAATATCTACTAGCAACAATCTGTTGGAGATATTTCCCCTTATGGAAACCTGCTGTTTCACATGGAAAGTTATTGGTTTCTATAATGATAAACAAACAAATTTGACCTTATGAGAGATCATTTTTACCTCAATTATTTTATACTCATCATATAATTGTTTCACCTCAGGGGTCTTGCTCCCGAATATGGCAACGGGATTCTTATTGGGATGCACGTCCTTCTTCTCGAAGGTATCTCACTAGATAATGTTATTTTACATGGCTAACTGAGGTTTTCTCCTGTGGGACTGAATATTGTTTGTGTTCTGCAGCAATGAATATCCGCTTTTTATACCACGCCAAAATTACTGCTCCACTAGTGGGGATAATTCATGGACAGATAAAAGCTCTAGTAATTTTGGTGTTGCTTCAATGGAATCCGAGAGAAGGCCTCATCTGGATTCAATTAATAGCTTCAATTATTCTTCTACCTCTCCACACACCGTTGAAACACACAAGGACTTGCAGAAAGGGATTTCTCTTCTGAAGAAAAGTGTGGCATGTGTAACAACTTACTGCTATAACTCACTCTGTTTAGATGTTCCTACCGAGTCATCTACCTTCGAAGCATTTTCTAAATTATTGGCCACGTTATCTTCAACTAGGGAAGTTCGATCTGTTTTTTCCTTGAAAATGGCTTGTTCAAGGTACAACCTGCTTTGTTTTTTACTAATTTATGAGCTCGATTTCATTTGATTTGTGCAGTTTGGAAAGTTTTTATAGTATAGAACAACTGGTTAGTTGTTCTTAAATAGACTAGAGGGGAAAGTATCTGTAGTTCTTTTCAGATAGTAGTTTAAGTGCTAACTTGGTTTCTTTTATGAAGTAAATATTGAGAAATTTACCGCTAGAGTTGGACATTACTATCCGTCTTATCCTTTGGTTATGCTTACCAGTTGATTAGTAGCCTTTATATTTTAAGATGCACCTTATTGCCTGTTTCTAACTTGCTTCAAGTGAATAGATGACCAATGTAATGAATAATAAGTGGTCTGAAGTAGGTCTCTTGGGCAGGATATGAataatctttttctttttctagttTGGTAGAACTTCAATTTATTTGTCTTTTTAGCTCTTTCATTTGTTAAACCTCCTTGCAGCttatattttaaattagaatTTCGCCAATTATTACTTTTTTGGTCTTGTCAAAGTAGAAATTGTCTTCTTGACAACCAAATGTAAAAAATGAGACTTTGAAAATGGCCTGCTTAAGTGTTTCTTGACTGTAGAGGGAGCCTAGCATGAACCAACTCAATCTCTCTTGTAGAAATTTTGGCACAATGAAGAAGAGAAAATTGTTGTTTATTTTCTAATTGCAGTGTTTTTATACACATGGATGCATGTGAATACATTGTATTTCGGAGTTGTTCATTGTTCTCATCTTTTTTATTTTCAGGTCAGGTAAGCGAGCTCAACAGCTTAACAAGTCTGTCTGGAATGTGAATTCTCCTATGTCATCGAGCACATTATTGGAGAGTGCACACATGCTGCCTTTGACGGTATAAGATGCCTTTGGACTTTGTTCCACCGAAACTTCTAAGATTTTAGCTTGTTCACTTTTCTGATTCCATGCTTCAGTATTCTTTCTATTCTATCGACCTTTCTGTCTTGTGTTGCTGTAGGCAATTGTTGAGAGGGTAGAATTTCCTTGAAAATATGACTAAAATATATTATAGTACTCAGCACTTGCCTTTCAATTGGGAGTCCTTTGCATAGTTTTGAATTCTCGATTTTCTATATGCCTTTTCCAATTGTTACCTCGACTTCTGGAGAACTGTAATAAGCATGATGATGCAACTGATTTTAGACCGTAACTTGGAAGCTTGGTAATTTGAATAAAAGCATTGTGATTTTGTTTTGCTTGGCGGTGCAGAAAAACTTATCCGATCACAACCTTCCGAGTTCAGCTGCCAGTTTTCTTTTCGGCAATGAGATATCTGATAACGGGAAGAACGAAAGCCTTATTGATGGATGGGATATAGTGGAGCATCCGACATTTCCCCCTCCACCATCAGAAACCGAGGATATTGAGCATTGGACTCGAGCAATGTTTATCGATGCCACAAGTCGATGACACATTGCTTGTAagtgacatattgcatatgtgATCTAACGCAGTCTCAACTAGCATTATGATTATCCGTATGTATGTTAAATAGAGATGATGTCGAGCAGTGATGtgtttatataattatatatatttataaatgttAAATCAGTGGGTTTGTAAGTTTATATTTAAGGAAAAGTGCATTTAGTGTTTTTCTTTTTTGGAATTTCAATTAAAGTAATGCATTCAATGAAAAATATTTTGTATAATTTGTAACTAAATAATCCTTAACAAGTGAATACAATCCCCACTTAATGGAGTCTTTATCTCAAAATAAATTGCCAATTTAATTGTCCATTTGatacaaaaattattattaaattgaggACATAAAGAAGTTTTCTTAAAATTGATTATATGAACCATCGAGTTTGTGATTATTTTTAGAttctaaaatagtaaattttgatGTGATTTGGAATGACcgtaataataaaatgaaaaggaaattatttttgttattattatgatGATGATGTTGTTGTTTTCGTGGTGAAAGTGTAATAGTGCCAAATTGATAGATATTTGTTAAAAGCAAAAATGGTCCCAAATTTTGGAACTAAAATTGAGGCACGACGCGCATTGTAGGCAGAAAAGTAGCTTTGGGACAACGGGGATTTTGACATTAAGTGCTGAAGAAGCCTTTTCTGGATTTGCTTTCGTGGAAAAAAATCTAACCAAAGATTGATAGAAGTGAAAGGTGACATCTTTGACGCCCTTCAAATTTGCCCCAAATTAGAGAGCGAAGTTTGTTCAATTTCCACAAATCTTGATATTTAATGATGAGGTGgatgtaataataaaatatattatatttttaaagagagaatttaaatttaaattttagagaCGATATTATTAGTGAAAAAGTCATGAACTCGAAATGATATTATTGAAAGGGAAAATTATAAATCTTGGAAGGATTAATTTTCCTATACAATAGAACAACTTAAAAGGGTTAAATCACTTTTTTGGGTCAAAACTTAGCAAATATTCTTATATTGAGGCTtgaattattttaaggtctacgtTAGGCCTTGAACTTGACAATAGTTTTTACATTAaaacttcaattttttttatccaaGTTAGTCCTTAATATTTGATTGAAAATCCTAAAGTTCATACCTCAAGAAACAGTTACTAAGTTCAAGGattaatttggatgaaaaaatTTCAAGCCTCAATGTGAGAATAGTTTTCTAGTTCAAGCCTCAATGTGAAAATAATTGTGATGTTTAAGAcctaatttggacaaaaaaaattcaaactccaaaattaaaataattgctaaataaaaaaccaaaaaaatgaTTTAACCTTACTTTCAAAATTGTTTAATGCGTTTAGAGAGATCCCAAAAGTCTCTATACGAATGCCAAATAAGAAACCCTGAGTAAGGACAACATAGTTTAAAGTTTGTTTTATGCTATTTCTATGTTAAAAATTTTTAGTCCATGTCAAATAAATCTCGAATTGTAGTTAAATGAGATACTCTTaatctatttttaataaattgatTCAACGTTGGCTCTTGAAACCTTTGTTGATTATATCATCATCCTCTAAACAGCAAAATCCAGAACCACCATTCCATGTGAGAAAAATTCCAACTTcgagtttttcttttttttgggtTAATGGTTACATCAGAATCGAGAATCCCCTTCCCAATTCTGGGAACCTAAACTCTTCTTTTGCCACTTTACGTTTGCACCTTTTTTTTAGACTTTTAGACCACACCACATGATGTTTGAAATAATTGAAAGCAATTTCAATGGCTTCAAATCCTTCCTATTGTGTTTTTTTAGCCACCAAATTTAGCATAGAATTGTATCCATTAAGACATCCAGGACACACTCAAAAAATAAAGAAGAATATTGAAAACAAATAAAGCAAAGCCCAAATGCAGAATCAAAGCATAGCATGTTATTATTGGTGTCTTTCTCCATGACAGTGAATGCCTCATATTGCAGCATATATTGTGTTTTCTTTATACTTTGATACACTGTACATGTATTTGTACATCCACTCATATTCTCTACTTCTTTTCTTATcaagtttatatttaaaaaattatatttatcttTAATCAAATACATATCAATATTCCTTGCTCCTTTAATTCTTTGTGCCTTTAACGAGGCACTAGGTTTGAAGTCTAAGTATGCAAAGCTTTCTGGTGTGTGAACTGGGATACGTTCTTTTCTATTATCAAGTAATGCATGGCTCATTTccaatatgtgtatatatatacctGTGATGAGGTAATGAGCTTTTAGAAAAGGTTTAcaattattggaaaggaaaagggCAAAAGAGAAGAGGTCTCACTCTCAAAGTGGAGACTTATCGTATAAATCATGTGGTCTAA encodes:
- the LOC128290396 gene encoding uncharacterized protein LOC128290396; the encoded protein is MMSKKASNCAICDNSNRASICAVCVNYRLNEYNSLLKSLKNHRDLLYSKLNELIAAKGKADDQLNWRVRQSEKLTNLKEKLRRSKEQLAQGKVKIERVSHELKVKYGVLKSARGTLEKNRVEKLEKFYPNLICTQSLGHMAITSERLHKQSVVIKQICKLFPQRRVHLDEERRDGSSGQYDLICSARLPRGLDPHSVPTEELAASLGYMVQLLNLVVHNLAAPALHNSGFAVRTNN
- the LOC108457995 gene encoding uncharacterized protein LOC108457995 translates to MATDSYWDARPSSQDKSSSNFGVASMESERRPHLDSINSFNYSSTSPHTVETHKDLQKGISLLKKSVACVTTYCYNSLCLDVPTESSTFKHFLNYWPRYLQLGKFDLFFLENGLFKFFIIGKVKIERVSHELKVKYGVLKSARGTLEKNRVEKLEKFYPNLICTQSLGHMAITSERLHKQSVVIKQICKLFPQRRVHLDEERRDGSSGQYDLICSARLPRGLDPHSVPTEELAASLGYMVQLLNLVVHNLAAPALHNSGFAGSCSRIWQRDSYWDARPSSRSNEYPLFIPRQNYCSTSGDNSWTDKSSSNFGVASMESERRPHLDSINSFNYSSTSPHTVETHKDLQKGISLLKKSVACVTTYCYNSLCLDVPTESSTFEAFSKLLATLSSTREVRSVFSLKMACSRSGKRAQQLNKSVWNVNSPMSSSTLLESAHMLPLTKNLSDHNLPSSAASFLFGNEISDNGKNESLIDGWDIVEHPTFPPPPSETEDIEHWTRAMFIDATSR